The Chthoniobacterales bacterium genome has a window encoding:
- a CDS encoding tetratricopeptide repeat protein has product MKTEHDLPTQKRSIYLKALSALEMKNPALVVQLLQPLVIEEPEFLVGRRLLREAQILRSRGKSSFFGISGTGISLGRGKIKKLLESGDWKAAIEIAEKALDADPLGVAPNKDLFEAASTASKAERNFIYETYVKHGGEKVESDKKRPRLAEQIEFILKNAPNDAETAKSVHAARDRMQTFDAIARLALETIAHDPKNANQAKHDLGDYLLATEDYDEAFKIFEEILHKNPADLDARDKSREAAARRSMQRGRLETASFADLVKQRQSAGADEKVVTAAESAEDLARIVYEAHEAGNPDREAARKLADLYFNREDYGNAVEYYRYLSALANETDPGLLRKISDSQARMLSKTIADKEKQLEASGLDEAAAAQAKTELDQLRRDRAELMLGEAQRRVDRNPTDLQYRFELGEQLVIAGHYKEAIPELQKARSNPNTRTKALNLLGKCYTERSMLDLAAKTLADAASEIPGMDGTKKDIIYNLGLVYERMGDKEKSLDCMKQIYEVDYGYLDVAERVEASYTA; this is encoded by the coding sequence GTGAAGACAGAACACGACCTGCCCACCCAGAAGCGTTCGATTTATCTCAAGGCCCTGAGCGCCCTTGAGATGAAAAATCCGGCGCTGGTGGTTCAGTTGTTGCAACCGCTCGTGATCGAGGAGCCGGAATTTCTCGTCGGCCGCCGTCTTCTGCGCGAGGCCCAGATCTTGCGCTCGCGCGGCAAGTCCTCGTTTTTCGGGATCTCGGGCACCGGCATTTCGCTCGGCCGCGGAAAAATCAAAAAACTCCTCGAGTCCGGCGATTGGAAGGCGGCGATCGAGATAGCCGAGAAAGCCCTGGACGCGGATCCGCTCGGCGTCGCCCCCAACAAAGATCTCTTCGAGGCGGCCTCGACGGCGTCGAAAGCCGAACGCAACTTCATCTACGAAACCTACGTGAAGCACGGCGGGGAAAAGGTGGAATCGGACAAAAAGCGCCCGCGTCTCGCAGAACAGATCGAATTCATCCTCAAGAACGCCCCGAATGACGCGGAAACCGCGAAGTCGGTGCACGCGGCCCGCGACAGAATGCAGACGTTCGATGCGATCGCGCGGCTCGCGCTCGAGACCATCGCGCACGACCCCAAGAATGCCAACCAGGCGAAGCACGACCTGGGGGATTACCTCTTGGCCACGGAAGACTACGACGAGGCGTTCAAAATATTCGAGGAGATCCTGCACAAAAACCCGGCGGATCTCGATGCGCGCGACAAGTCAAGGGAAGCGGCGGCGCGCCGCTCGATGCAGCGCGGGCGCCTCGAAACCGCGTCCTTCGCCGATCTCGTCAAGCAGCGCCAATCCGCGGGTGCCGACGAGAAGGTCGTGACCGCCGCGGAATCCGCCGAGGATCTGGCACGCATCGTATATGAGGCCCACGAGGCGGGGAATCCCGATCGCGAGGCCGCAAGGAAGTTGGCGGATCTTTATTTCAACCGCGAAGATTACGGCAACGCGGTGGAATATTACCGATACCTTTCGGCGCTCGCCAATGAGACCGATCCCGGGCTCCTGCGCAAAATCAGCGACTCGCAGGCGCGCATGCTGTCCAAGACCATCGCCGACAAGGAAAAGCAGCTTGAAGCCTCGGGCTTGGACGAAGCCGCGGCCGCGCAAGCAAAGACGGAACTCGATCAACTTCGCCGGGATCGGGCCGAGTTGATGCTGGGCGAGGCGCAGCGCCGCGTGGACCGCAACCCGACCGACCTGCAATACCGCTTCGAACTCGGCGAGCAGCTGGTGATCGCCGGGCATTACAAAGAGGCCATCCCCGAGCTTCAGAAAGCGCGGTCCAACCCGAACACGCGCACCAAGGCGCTCAACCTGCTGGGAAAATGCTACACCGAGCGCAGCATGCTCGACCTCGCGGCCAAGACGCTCGCCGATGCGGCGTCGGAAATTCCCGGCATGGATGGCACGAAAAAAGACATCATCTACAATCTGGGGCTTGTTTACGAACGCATGGGCGACAAAGAAAAGTCGCTCGATTGCATGAAGCAGATCTACGAGGTAGATTACGGCTACCTCGACGTGGCCGAACGGGTCGAGGCTTCCTACACCGCCTGA